Within Diospyros lotus cultivar Yz01 chromosome 15, ASM1463336v1, whole genome shotgun sequence, the genomic segment GACAATTTCCCCCTCCTTAACCAATTTCtagtcctcaagaaatgctgaggAGCCTAGCAGACCTTGGAAATTGCTTGAGCAAATCAGGCAAGTACTCCCAAGTACTACTATCTGACGGGCTGTTTTGGCACTTAACCAAAACTTATACAAGTGGGGCTCCTTGCTTGTATATCACCCACCCTCCTTTCTATTATAGCCCCGTAGGCTCCATCGTCTTGTTGATCTCTTTAAGAAGGGTAGGCAATGCAGAACTCACCGGCTGCGTGCCCACCGATTTCTTTAAGAGGGAAACGTGGAACACAGGGTGGATTTGTGATCCTTTTGGAAGCTGTAAGCAATAGGCTACCCTTCCAACCTTAGCCCCTATGGGGAATGGCTCATAATACTTGGCGTTGAGTTTGGACACCTGTCCTTTAGTAATGGGCTTTAGATGAGGATACCTCAACCTTAAATACACCTCCTCCCCAACTGCAAACTCCCTCTCACTTCTCCTCCTATCAGCGAATTGTTTCATCCTATTCTTAGCTGATGCTAACTCCTTCAGTTGTTGTAATACCTTCTTCCTCTATTGTAAATAGTCTTCAATGGTTGCCACAGTAGTTCCTTCCCCTTCAACAGGCAAAATGGGCGGTTTGTATCCAAATAAGGCCTCGAATGGAGACATTTTGAGTGAGGTATGGTGgttagagttataccaccattgagccaaaGATAACCATCTATGCCACCTCTTCGGTTGTAGGAAACAAATACATCTTAAGTAGGTTTCTAGGCTTTGGTTCACCCTTTCAGTTTGCCCATCAGATTAGGGATGATAGGCTGTGGACATATTCAATTTGGTTCCCAAAGCCTTCATAAGCTCCTGCCACATAGACTAGTAAAGATCCTATCACAATCTGAAATAATAGACTTAGGAGTCCCATATAATTTCACCACTTGATCCAAGAAGACCCTAGCCACCTCTTGAGCTGTATAGGGATGCGTCAACCCTATAAAGTAGGCAAATTTTGTTAGCTGGTCAACCACTACCAATATATTGTCCTTACCTTCCGATTTTAGCAaccttcaatgaagtccatggacACGCTAGTCCATGCTTGGTTGGGGATAAGTAGAGGTTGTAATAGCCCTGGGTAAGCCACTGTTTCAGACTTACACCTATTGCAGATGTCACAAGATAGCACGAGGGAGATTGGGAATTTATACAAGGCGTTGGAGGAGTAGATTCCTTTGCTGAGGTGGATTCTACACCCTTCCACGGTTGTAACAACCTGCCACTATCTTGCACATGGCTCTAAACTAACTATAACAAAAATTACAGCagtaaaatttgtaaaaatactATAAACCAAGGTCCTACTCAGTGACAATTGACTGATCAGTTTTTAATTTCCTTCCAAAGTTCTTACTTTTATGAGTAATACTAATATCTGatattgaaatgaatattagcttgtccatatttttttatgaacaTTCAGAGgcagaaaaagggaaaaagaaatctTGTTCATGCTTTAGTCAGGTTTTCATCAATTAAAGGAATAAAAATTGATGACCTCAGTTATTTATCTTCATctcaaatcaaattatcattttgaaaatttcatttatagGCTGAACTAAAGATCCATAATAATCTTCCTCTTTGGTTGCCTATCTGACAAAACAGTGACCAGTCATTGTTATCATTGATTACGTTGAAGTGATTACTTGTTTAGTGTACTTTCAGTCTGCAAACATCAAGATTTACTTCATACAAACAACatcatatcaagccttaatccctcTAGGTGGGGTCTACTAGATGAATTTTAGCTTGCCAATAGTTTTTACCTGTGACCTTATCTTCTGCAAGGCTTTATAACTTATATCATAAGATTTTTCTTGATCTTTCTTTACCTCTTTTGCCAAAAATTTGCACATCCACACTTCCTTCAAgagcctctattggtcttctcCCCATATTACCAAATCTTCTTAAATGTGTCTCACGCATCTTATCTTCAGTAGAGACCAAtccaactttattacaaataacttcatttttaattgtatattttcttgtatggctgcagAGCCATTGTAATTTTCTCATCTctattatactcatattttgcacatgttggtcTATGCTACCCAATGCTCTGTGCCATATAACAAGTTAGTTTTATAgctgttttataaaatttttcttttagttttatcagAATCTTACTGTCACAAAATGTTGGAAGACACTATTTCATTTGAGcaatcttgctttatttttatGAGTAACATTCTCATTAATCTATCCGTCTTTTTGGGTGGTTGGCATAATTGTTTTGTTTACCCATGTGACCCTAAATGGCTTAGGATGTGGCTCTACTTTAAGGTTCAACTGAGTAATAGTAGACTTAGAGACCACATTCATGTTACCACTCCCATCAATGAGACAATGACCATTTTGCAAGTTCTCTCTACTCCTAAAACATGTTTGGAAAAAACTAATTGAAACATTACAATCAAGAGAAAGATAGCTTTGATACTAATTGATGCAAAACCACGTACAAGGACAcaagaataaacaaaaattcaattaataaacTCAAATCAATATCAATAGATTCAATAATCAAGGCTACTTTCAATTACATTATAAACTGCTATATATAGGTAACTAATAAACAAATCCTACTCTAACTAGGATTCAAATATTCccaatctaattaggattctaaAGGAATCTACTAACTAATGGAAATGagctaaatttagaaaacaaactatagtagaaaataaaaaaaagaaataatactaAATTCTATTTCTATGCCTATGATAATgttagtgttctaaaaggcgctaggcgctagtcgggcggcAAACTggcgcctagcgcctaggcTGCCTAGGCAGGGTCTAGGCGGCgcctaaaaaatttaatatattttttatttttttcttaatattctCCCTGCTGCAGCAAGCAGCAAGCAGCAAGTTGGTGCTACTTGCTGCAGCAAGCAGCAACGCAAGCTTGCTGATGCAGCTTCTTCAATGTTTTTTACTAAATAACTAGAGGTGGAGGAAAATGGATGCAAACCAGAGGAAGACGAGATCGGCGACGAGAGATGATAGCTAACAGATGAGATTGGTGGTGACGAGAGAGAAAGACCAACATGTGAGGTCGGCGGCGACGAGAGAGTaggaccaagagaagagatcgaTGGCGGCGGCGAACGACCAAGAGAAGATcgaaggtgagagagagagagagagagagagagagagggaggaccCGCGATAAATGAccagagagaaagggaaagggaaaggggaaatagagaaaaggaagggggaaatagagaaagggaagggggaAATAAGGTCGACCCAGAACGCGCACGACCTAGGTGGCCCAGGCTGCGCGCGACCTAGGCGGCCGCCATGGCCTGAGAGTCAGGCCGGCGCCTAGGGGTGCTGACCAGCCCTAAATTGCCGCGGCCAGTGGTCGCCCAACGCCTAGGCGGCTGTTTAGGCCGAATTTTCGAACATTGGATAatgttttccaaaatatttgCTTATGTTTCTCATTACttatattctatatattggGCGTTCAATTTTCTCAACTCGATACATTTAGATTCTAAAGTGTCCCTCCTTATCTTGACTGTAGTattcttgctttcttttgtctcatccaccaaGATAACACAACATTGCACAACAAGATATCAAGTCTTAATTCCTTTAAATGTGGCCTGTGACCTGAATTCTAGTTTTCCAATAATTTCTATCTATATTCATATCTTTTATAAGACCTTTGTAATTGATATTGTACCTAAGAGTTTTCCACGAAGTTTTCCTTGGTTTTTTCCAACCTCTTTGGTTGGAGACTTCTTTCATTCCATTCATTCTCCTCACAAGagcttctgttttttttttttttctctctctctctctcatgatcAAGCCATTTTAATATTGTTTCATGCATCTTGTATTTAGTAGGAGCCACTCCGACCTTATTATGAGTAAAATCATTTCTAATTTATAGCCATACATCCATTGCAAGACCCTTATCTATGCTATGCTCATatttttgcacatgttggtgtTTTACTAAACATTTtgtgccatacaacaaaatGGATTTTATAAtgtctttaaaattttcttttaactttaacAAAATCTTACCGTCCAATAAAATATTGAATGCACATCTTCATTTTCACTATCCTGCCTTAATTTTACAAGTAACATCCTTATTAATCTGtccatctttttggatgattgatccaagatatgCAAATCGATATTTTCTTGGAATGACTTGATCTTTAAGTCTCACAATAACTTCATCCATActaatatttttactaaattgcattccatatgtttagttttcaatttgcTTTACTTAAAATCCCTAGATTCTGAAGTGTTTTTCCATGTTCCAAACTTAGTGTTCCTGCTTTCCTTTGGATATAGAAAAACAGTTATGATTGGATATGTACAGTGAGTTTATTCATTACTTGGGGAAAGAGATAAGGGTTTAATGCATATCTTTGATGTAATTcaattgtaatttaaaaaagCTTCAATGTCTCCTCCACATATTCTAACACGTGTTTGTGGTTCATTATACATGTTTCTAATAACCTGTAATTGACGATAATGATACAACACCACACATAATTGATGATAATGATACGAACACCACatgtaaatccttttgtttatcCCTATATTTTTCCATTTGGTGCCACAAGAGGTACATAGTTTTTGCTGTTGATCTACCAGACAAGACATTTTAGATACACTGGCTTCTCATCTTATCCTTTGTTAATTAGTCTTTCTCAAAGTTTCATGGTGTGGCTCATTAGTTTGATTCCTATATAATTTCCACaactttgaacatctcctttctTTTTATAACTAGATACTAAAGTTCTATTTCCCCATTCATCCGTCccttttgatttaaggatcataGCAAATAACTTTGTTAACCAAAAATGCTCTCTTCTCCTGTGCATTCCATGCTTCTATAGAGAGATTATCCGTGATTCAACTACTTTATTgttcttcatatttttcaacgttttctttattttgtttgggCAAATACATCTATAGAACATTAATTCCGATCTTCTTTAAAGTTATTAAGATATCCCAATATAACACTTGTTTTTCCACATTCAAtaacttggaggattatacctTCCATTTCTCCTTAATTGCCCCTTAATTTACTAGTaccttttggttttcatcttttattcaTTTCAGTGGgctaaatcccttgtttttcttctcttgctttagttagtttatacatatatatattttccccATCTCTTGTGTCAAGTTGGTATAAATGTTCATAAACTTTTGACTTTGTGTCATTAGCTGTGTTCATTGCTTTCTTAggccaaaatatatatttttaggtttttttcatTACGGCATGTATGTAAAGTCTTGTAGACTCTTAGTTCTGATTTTTCcctgtacctcttcattccaccaccatgACCCTTTTTGATTTGGAACTTTTCCCTTCAATTCTCCTAGAACTGTTCTTGCCATATTTTGACTAGCAGTAGCCAATTTGtgtaaacaaatcaaaattgaaatttgatgTCTTGGTTCTATCCTAGGTTGTTGAGTCCATTTTTGTGATACGTGTTATGTAGTGCACTCTAGCATACTATTGTGTTGGATTTTGTGATGCACCATTTCTCACAATGGTACTTTGATACTCATTGcaaataaatccaaaaccctATACCAGGACTTTTCACCATTTCTCATGGtaggattttgatattttgttccCTTGTGGAAAATCATACTTGCAAATTCCTCGAACCTTTGTTCTGCTGTCATTGAAGATTGTTTTCTATGAGTTCAGGAATTGCtgaattatttttggtattgtGTATTAGACCACTGTTGTAACTACAAGACGGGTTCTGGAACGACTTGCTCTCCATTATGTCTCGCAGAGGATGGCATGGAAGCTTCTTAAAGGTTTTTGCATTTCTTAACCTCGTTGAAGGGCTAGTGTGGATGATTTGTCCATTATTTGTCcactttcttaattttattacaaATGAATTCGACATTTCAAGCAACTAATCATTACAATATTTCACAGATGTTCCCAAATCAGCTGCACGTAAGGCTGAAAGGGGGATGCCATCTTTAGCTTACTTTTTCAGCGTTAGCAGGACAACTTTCCGAGGTCCAAACATCCTATTCAGTTCCCTCCTTTCAGTTAGCCTTTTGATCTCACAGTTCAATAAACCATTGTTGTGTCTGAGCAGGGCATCTTCTTGGAGTTGCAGCTTCGTGGCTTGTCCAATTTGGAATTGAAATTTACCATTTTTTCTCCGACATGTTAAAGGAAGAGAACGATAAAGCTGATAGGACAGAAAGAGTCATAGTTCTTGGGAAGAAGGTGTATGGTACTACTGTAAGGTGCAGTGCTTCGCTGGTTTTTGCTTCGATTGGAGCAGGAATAGGTGCAACCCTCTTTCGGCCGTCATCTGGTCAGTGGATTGGTAAGCACATCGCCAAACCTCACCAGATGGAGGATCTCATTGCCTGCAAAACCATCGAAATCTAACCATGCTCTGCAATTTGTCAGGTTCTAATGCTATGCATGCATTTTGCAGGCTGCGCTCTTGGAGATTTGGCGGGGCCTGTCATTGTATCATATTGTTTCGACAAAGTTCTTCACACAGAACTTTGAAGCATTATCCTTGACACCTCCTTTCAATAAGGCTGacttaatttctctctcaaaatttgcTGCATTTACCAGAACCAGAACTTACTAAATCAGGTTGTTGAAGAAGCAAAAACCTACAATTCCTGGAGATTCTGCCTTAAATACCATTAATTTACTTTGCATAGGATAAAGGTATTGACAACTGCTCTCCTCTTTGTCATCATACTCTCTTCAGTTTTGGATCTTTTGGGGCTTTATGAAAATGTACAATTAATGGGCAGATATGGAGAAAACTGAAATGGATGGAGGCTTTACAAAATTGTTGCATTCTCAAGCTTTTGTTTGCAAGCTTATGTTATGTTAGTACACTGGTTATTTACTGATTTATTGCAGGTGGGTCAGTTTAATATACTGATTTTGTGTCTGGTATTTctgtaaaatttttatgtttgtatcTATTCAAAAGTATATGTTTTTACGTCTCCTCACAGCATAGCCAAACAGGTTACAAGTAGTAATTACACGTTTTAATTTCACTAATTATACATCTTTAGTTAGGGTGGGGCTGGGGGTTTGAtgatttttaaatcttttctactAGGTAACTTAGTATCCTTTTATGCATGAAAATCAATTCAGTCATTGTGGTCGGAttctattatgaattttttaccACATTTTTTATAGGTCTTTTTATCTCTTATATCTTAGAAGTTAGGTTATGAAAAAAAGAATGAACCATGCTAGATGTATAActtttttgtacatcttgggttATATAAGAgggtattataactaaaatatccTTCGCCTCACATGCGTCTCATGCGCCTAATGagggatttttttgtcattggtataCCTTTATGTGTATACAAAGGTGCaccaatagtatttttcaaaaagaattgaaaataaagtatcagtaacaattaattttttttacgaGATAGTTCATATTGATTTATTATGCATATCTGCATCTAGCATTGGATAGATCTCATATAATAATTGTCTCaattcttatcttattttttattttatttttttttgaaacaataTATGGTAATGAATggtgataaattttattttttgatttttttaattttatttattatctcaTATCCAAGACttatatacatatcaaaatataaagttCACCTCCATTTCGCGTTATCAAAGGCAAGCTAGCGTGCAAAAGTTGTCCCATCTCCATTAAAATCATTTCCAACTAAAAGGAGTATTTCTAGTGCaaggaagttttttttttataaagctCTTAAGGTATGAGTTGAGTGGTCGGATGAGTAATATGTTAGTGTCAATTTGGTGAGTTACGAATTTAATTTGCATTCTGCGTAAGGGTTAAAggtttaatttgtaatttaccTCTCCTAACGTAATTAAGGGCATGGGGATTAGGATCGCGTAAGAACGgtgatttcaaaatttccttttataaggataaaatgaaaatttcttttttacacCATTTGAATCCATGAcctatttattattaataaaaaatttattttgttattaattttttttatgcaattacGATATTTGTCTTAAGACATGTATTTAGTACTCGCAATTTTAGTGGTATATGAGATATCATGGTTAGGTGTCGTGAAACATTATTTCATCAAGAATGAGATGTTATAGTAAGTTGTCACTAAGTTATCACGAAAGATTATCTTATCAAGCAAAGAATTCATAGAACTATGATTTACCCATTATCCAACTCCACTAATCacataaatttgaaattgagtTTATAAATGCAACCATCTATGCTATCTCTATTACCCTTTCAttctcattttcaattttttattcacTCACTTGCCTACTAAGTTTGGTGTCAAAGGACCCTTTCAAGAATGGCAAGGGGCTACTCCATGTCTTGCAAGTCAAACATGAGTAGCACTCCTAACAACTTTTATCTCCCATAAATATATTGGTGGTCAACTTTGGCATCGGAACActtaaatgattataaaattttaattgattttgacgaaaaaatgacaaaaaaaaaaaaaaagaggaggaaAAATTGAACATAGAACAAAAGAACCCATGTAATTGATCATTCAATGCCCAGGTTTAAAAGATCTACCAAATTCACACAAAAATCCTTTGAAATTTCTTCTATATTGTGTTACCACTAAGCACATACATTGAAGCCAAACTTGACAAGAAGTCTCAAGTGTCCCAAATCATCACAACTGCAATCACCCCAACGCCCAAAAGGGCTGCCAAGAACCTGTAACGGGCAGTGTCAACTAGCACTGGCTTTTGTGGAGAGTACCCTTTGGACAACAGATGATTAATGGCCACATACACGAAGACACCACAAGCAATGCCCATCGAAATGGCATAAATCCAGTCGGCCACGGCGCCCTCCGTCGTGGCGTCTATGATGATCCCAATGGCCACGCCGATAGGGCTTGAGATCGCGAACGCGAAGGCGTAGGCCACACACGACACCAGGGGGCGGTCCGGGATTATCCTGAGCAGGGCTATTCCCATTGCAATGGCTGCAAATATCTTGTGCAGGCAGACTGTCCATAGAGCCTTCCAAGCATCGGCCTTTGTTTCTGCAACCCCAATTGCGATGCCCTCGAAGACCGAGTGGAAGCACAGGGCAGCTATTAGCAAGACGGTATCGCCAACCGATCTGGCGGCTGTAAGCGGGGTTTTGGCTAAGTGATTGTCTGCGCTATTGTGGACCTGTCAAAACCCATCAAACGGGCCCTTTAGTCATCGCTTTGGACTTTATAGGGGAAAAAGCCCTAATTCTATGGCTTAATCTTCAGTATGCCGCCTCACCTGATTTTCAGACTGTGAAGACCTGCCATTGCCATGACCTTTTACAAACAGAAAATATGTCTTTAGAAGAAACAAGGCACCGAAAACAGTCAATATATATTGCTTAGCTTTGAATGAATTTCTATGGTTGATCTTTGGAATGTttatatataagataaaattaagtgTAACCAACTTAATCAACAGCTGAAACATTCATCTGAGTGATTGCTAAGTTCTTCTCTGTTCAATGACTTCTTAACCGGGAAGAACACTCAATTGGATCCAACAAAGTTACCATGAAATTTGAATCTGTTGCTTCATCATCTTTCAGGAAAATCATGAGATTCTAAATGCTTTTCTCTATGCTAAGTCGCCTGTTTTCCCAGCAATCAAACagaaaccaaaatcaaattaccCCAATCTCACATTGTCATAAACCAAAATCCCAATCAAACAGAAACCAAAAATCAAATTACCCCAAAGCAATCCCACATCGTCATAAACCCCAATCTAAAAAACTGTCTTACGTATTCTGCcaataatattatcaaacaaAGAAGTGCATATTCTGTTTGGCCGCTCAGAAAAGGCACCAAGAAAACAAATTCGAcccaaacaaattaaaatccaaaacaCACAAACCTTGAAGCTCGACGTCTCCATTGTTGGACCCATTTCCCTGCTTCCCGTAAACATAAGAAATCAAGCAATCAGCCAACATAGTGAGCAAATACCCAGCGCTAGCCAGCATGAACGCGAACGGGTATTCTTTGCTCGTCAAGTCCCCAAAAGTCGCATTCGAATCGCTGAGAAAATGCATGAGAGCCGTGCCCAGAAACACGCCGCCGGCAAACTGCGTGCCCAGAACCAAAAAACCCTCGTTCCATTTCATGAAATAGGGTGACACGCCGCCGGCGAACGTGCCGGCGAACACGATTATCAAACACCATATCTTCACCAATATCAAGGACCCCTCCCGGAGATTGGGCTTGCCGGCCTCGGCGTCCACATCGGAGTCGTCGTGGCCGCCGTGGGCGGCGGCAGAGAGGACgagaaggaggagaaagaagaggCGGGACATGGTAGAGATGGCGGAGACGGGTTCCGGACGGCCATTTTTATAGATTTGGTGGCGAGTGGTCGTTGGAGGAATCGAAGGTAGGATTGTAGTACAAAGACAACGACAGATCACGGGAGAGAGTACTACAAAGATGACAAATCAAAGAAGATAATCTTTGAGTAATTACGTTTTATTGTCCTAGTTTGGGTTATTTACACTTTGCCTCGGGTATACTTTCAAAGTGTTGACACTTGTTCCCCCCTAAACTTGTAGCCTTTTGACCACcctatgtatttttttttaaataaaaataccattttaatatTTGCATCACTTTTATTCCACGTTTTTCTCTTTTCCCTATGTTAGaaataaaaagtgaaaatttttaaaaacttttgagaaaataaaattcaatttttattttttttaaaattataattgttatattttagaCATAATCTTACTTAATTTATGGGAGTTAGTTtttatgaatccttaaagaacTAGTGGAGCAAAACCTAAAATCCCTTCAttgtcaaaaaagaaaaaaaagattggTGTCTAgtaagaagaaaacaaagaacaaatataaaagaaaaaaaataacctaaaaaagttctaaaaataaaatacaattatcaaagATATGTACATTTAGGTTAAAGTTCATCAATTTTTTGTCTTGTTGACTTTCACAAAACTCATATGGCCTTGTCATTAGTGATTCCTCTAatctaagagtgtgtttgattgcatatattttctatggaaaatatgtaatcattacatattttctatagaaaacaatcaaacactcctaatttttctatgaaaaaatatgtaaggtacaagcatttaaagcttttttctatggaattcattttccaaggggatgagatggtttttgttttctaactaatattacctagaattaaattcta encodes:
- the LOC127791354 gene encoding zinc transporter 2-like gives rise to the protein MSRLFFLLLLVLSAAAHGGHDDSDVDAEAGKPNLREGSLILVKIWCLIIVFAGTFAGGVSPYFMKWNEGFLVLGTQFAGGVFLGTALMHFLSDSNATFGDLTSKEYPFAFMLASAGYLLTMLADCLISYVYGKQGNGSNNGDVELQGHGNGRSSQSENQVHNSADNHLAKTPLTAARSVGDTVLLIAALCFHSVFEGIAIGVAETKADAWKALWTVCLHKIFAAIAMGIALLRIIPDRPLVSCVAYAFAFAISSPIGVAIGIIIDATTEGAVADWIYAISMGIACGVFVYVAINHLLSKGYSPQKPVLVDTARYRFLAALLGVGVIAVVMIWDT